A stretch of the Sphingobacterium thalpophilum genome encodes the following:
- a CDS encoding HAD-IB family phosphatase, whose translation MKNYYIIDFDSTFTQVEALDELARISLENHPDRESIYSEIERYTNLAMEGKLSFREALAGRVKLLNANRTHLDKLVSHLKKKVSTSFSRNREFFKKHSDTAWIVSGGFKEFITPVVTPYHIKKENIYANTFKFDEEGNIIGFDEENPLSNEGGKVQLLKQLNIQGRLFGIGDGYSDFQLKESGLIEKFFAFTENIQRKSVTEKADFITPSFDEFLYVNDLPRAISYPKNRILCLIVGNVPEIAAHILKRDGFSIRTKDTFEEKYVKDVGMLLLGDHIDITDEQLQQADKLKTIGYLGDIKGHINKDICNAKGIVVFDDKKGKKKNSEFIPRRMAEFINNGDTYLSRNFPNLILPKVKQVTRLLHIHKNVPGIMAQINKVYAQNNINIVAQFLMTKGDIGYAVTDIQGEYDKDLLKQLKQIENTIKFRILY comes from the coding sequence ATGAAAAACTATTACATCATTGATTTTGATAGTACGTTTACACAAGTGGAAGCGCTTGATGAACTCGCTAGAATTTCACTTGAAAACCATCCGGACCGTGAATCCATCTATAGCGAGATTGAAAGATACACCAATCTGGCTATGGAAGGGAAACTTTCTTTCCGGGAAGCACTGGCCGGTCGTGTGAAACTTCTGAATGCCAACAGAACTCATCTGGATAAGCTCGTCTCTCACCTCAAGAAAAAGGTTTCGACTTCTTTTTCGCGCAATCGCGAATTCTTCAAAAAACATTCGGATACTGCCTGGATCGTTTCGGGAGGCTTTAAGGAGTTTATCACACCTGTGGTGACGCCCTATCATATCAAGAAGGAGAATATCTATGCCAACACATTTAAGTTTGATGAGGAAGGCAATATCATCGGATTTGACGAAGAAAACCCACTATCCAATGAGGGGGGTAAAGTGCAGCTTCTGAAACAGCTCAATATCCAGGGGCGCCTTTTTGGTATCGGTGATGGCTATTCTGATTTTCAGCTGAAGGAATCGGGACTGATTGAAAAATTCTTTGCATTTACTGAAAATATCCAACGAAAGAGTGTAACGGAGAAAGCCGATTTTATCACCCCCAGTTTCGACGAGTTTTTATATGTAAATGACCTTCCCCGTGCTATTTCGTATCCAAAGAACCGGATTCTTTGTCTAATTGTTGGTAATGTACCCGAGATCGCTGCCCATATATTAAAAAGAGATGGCTTTTCCATCCGTACCAAAGATACCTTTGAAGAAAAATATGTGAAGGATGTCGGCATGCTGTTGCTGGGTGATCATATTGATATTACGGATGAACAGCTACAGCAAGCAGATAAGCTGAAGACTATTGGCTATCTGGGCGATATTAAAGGTCATATCAATAAAGATATCTGTAATGCAAAGGGCATTGTTGTATTTGACGACAAAAAGGGGAAAAAGAAAAATTCGGAATTTATTCCACGTCGGATGGCCGAATTTATCAATAATGGCGATACTTATCTGAGCCGCAACTTTCCGAACTTAATCCTCCCCAAAGTAAAACAGGTGACGCGGCTGCTGCATATTCATAAAAACGTACCGGGGATAATGGCACAGATCAACAAAGTGTACGCACAAAATAATATCAATATTGTCGCACAGTTCCTCATGACAAAAGGAGATATCGGTTATGCCGTTACTGATATACAGGGTGAGTATGACAAGGATTTGCTGAAACAGCTGAAACAGATTGAAAATACCATCAAGTTTAGAATATTATATTAA
- the mfd gene encoding transcription-repair coupling factor gives MGIQEILEKYIQSESVQSLTKAMHSKNAKIQLKGLIGSSDAFVAVSSYKLQERPMVFILPTHEDASYFLSDLESLLDKQVLFFPSSYRKAFDFTQTDAANVLQRAETLSSLNHTSELPKMVVTYPEAIAEKVINRTDLEKNTLEITENTALSIDFINEFLIEYDFDRVDFVYEPGQFAIRGGIVDIFSFSNDLPYRIEFFGDDIESIRTFNIESQLSVSKIHKVTIVPNVQAKFLTSQHISLLEYIDQDASIWIKDAQFTLDVVKDGLKKAKQLWQGLTDKQKKENPEWHNPDYEFTDEKNLNALLFGFPIVEFGKQFFYKASDSLRFDIHPQPSFNKDFNLLIHNFKENEKQHMQNLIFSDSTKQIERIYTILEDLDKTATFVAVHKALREGFRDDSLKLACYTDHQIFDRYYKYKRKKAYERSQAITLKDLRDLKPGDFITHIDHGVGRYGGLEKVDVNGKSQEMIRLIYADNDLLYVNINSLNRISKYSGKEGTVPKMNKLGTDAWDKLKKTTKKKVKDIARDLIMLYAKRKAQHGNAFSPDSYLQNELEASFIYEDTPDQEKATADVKKDMESPHPMDRLICGDVGFGKTEVAIRAAFKAVADSKQVAVLVPTTILALQHYRTFTERLKGLPCNIDYINRFKTSKQIKETLARLAEGKIDIIIGTHRLVSKDVKFKDLGLMIIDEEQKFGVAVKEKLKVMRANVDSLTLTATPIPRTLHFSLMGARDLSIISTPPPNRQPVQTELHVFNETLIGEAVSFELDRGGQVFFIHNRVADLPQLGNLIRKLVPGARVGVAHGQLEGDELEDVMLKFINHEFDVLIATTIIEAGLDIPNANTIIINHAHMFGLSDLHQMRGRVGRSNKKAFCYLLSPPLSTLTPEAYKRLSAIEEFSELGSGFNVAMRDLDIRGSGNLLGGEQSGFIAEIGFEMYHKILDEAIQELKEDEFSEVFADEKERKYVSFTQIDTDLEVLIPDEYVTNITERYNLYTELSKLENEQQLAAFEKELEDRFGPIPHEVFELFNTLRLQWFGKTIGFEKISYKKHTLKGYFVNNPKSSYFESDQFGRVLSFVQHHPEISNLKEVKGQLRLALSNVNTISYALHLLKEML, from the coding sequence GTGGGAATTCAAGAAATACTAGAAAAATATATACAAAGCGAATCTGTCCAATCGCTTACCAAAGCCATGCACTCCAAAAACGCAAAGATCCAGCTGAAAGGCCTGATCGGCTCTTCGGATGCATTTGTCGCTGTTTCCTCTTATAAACTTCAGGAACGCCCAATGGTCTTTATCTTACCAACACATGAAGATGCTTCTTACTTTCTGAGCGACCTGGAAAGTCTGCTGGACAAGCAGGTACTGTTTTTTCCGTCATCCTATCGGAAGGCTTTTGATTTCACGCAAACGGATGCGGCCAATGTGCTTCAGCGTGCCGAGACGTTGAGTTCACTCAACCATACCTCTGAACTTCCAAAGATGGTAGTAACCTATCCCGAAGCGATCGCCGAGAAAGTGATCAACCGGACCGACCTCGAAAAAAACACGCTCGAAATCACAGAAAATACAGCCTTAAGCATCGATTTTATCAATGAGTTTTTAATCGAGTATGATTTTGACCGTGTGGATTTTGTTTACGAGCCCGGCCAATTTGCGATACGGGGCGGTATCGTGGATATCTTCTCCTTTTCGAATGATCTCCCCTACCGTATTGAATTTTTTGGAGATGATATTGAAAGCATACGTACTTTTAATATCGAATCCCAGCTTTCGGTCAGTAAAATCCATAAAGTCACTATCGTACCAAATGTACAGGCTAAATTCCTTACATCACAACATATTTCGCTATTGGAATATATCGATCAAGATGCTTCGATCTGGATCAAAGACGCACAGTTTACACTAGATGTTGTCAAGGACGGATTAAAGAAAGCTAAGCAGCTATGGCAGGGCCTAACGGATAAACAGAAAAAGGAAAATCCCGAGTGGCACAATCCTGACTACGAATTTACTGACGAGAAAAACCTGAACGCCCTGCTTTTTGGTTTTCCCATCGTCGAGTTCGGAAAGCAGTTTTTCTATAAAGCTTCGGACAGCCTGCGTTTTGATATCCACCCACAACCTTCGTTTAACAAAGACTTCAATCTGCTGATCCACAACTTTAAGGAAAATGAGAAGCAACACATGCAGAATCTGATATTTTCGGATTCCACAAAGCAGATTGAGCGCATTTATACTATTCTGGAAGACCTGGACAAAACGGCAACGTTTGTTGCTGTACACAAAGCTTTGCGGGAAGGATTTAGGGATGACAGTCTAAAGTTAGCCTGCTACACGGATCATCAGATCTTTGACCGTTATTATAAATACAAGCGAAAAAAGGCGTACGAGCGTTCGCAGGCCATTACACTCAAAGATCTGCGGGATTTAAAGCCGGGCGACTTTATTACGCACATTGATCATGGTGTAGGCCGTTATGGCGGTCTGGAAAAGGTCGATGTCAATGGAAAGTCCCAAGAAATGATCCGCCTCATCTACGCAGACAATGACCTACTTTACGTTAATATCAACTCACTGAACCGCATTTCCAAATATTCTGGGAAAGAGGGCACAGTGCCTAAGATGAACAAACTGGGAACTGACGCCTGGGACAAACTCAAGAAAACAACCAAGAAAAAGGTCAAAGATATTGCACGCGACCTTATCATGCTGTATGCCAAACGAAAGGCACAGCATGGCAATGCTTTTTCGCCCGACAGCTACCTACAGAATGAGCTGGAAGCATCGTTCATCTACGAGGATACGCCCGATCAGGAAAAGGCTACTGCCGATGTTAAAAAGGACATGGAGTCGCCCCACCCCATGGATCGCCTGATCTGCGGAGACGTGGGCTTTGGAAAGACCGAAGTGGCCATCCGTGCAGCATTTAAAGCTGTAGCAGATAGCAAGCAGGTGGCTGTACTGGTTCCTACAACGATTTTGGCGCTGCAGCATTATCGCACATTTACCGAGCGCTTAAAAGGTCTGCCATGTAATATTGATTACATCAATCGCTTTAAAACTTCGAAGCAGATCAAGGAGACCCTCGCGCGTCTTGCGGAAGGAAAAATTGATATCATCATCGGAACCCATCGTCTGGTCAGTAAGGACGTCAAGTTTAAGGACCTTGGCCTCATGATCATAGACGAAGAGCAAAAATTCGGTGTTGCCGTCAAAGAAAAGCTGAAGGTGATGCGGGCCAATGTGGACTCTCTCACGTTAACGGCGACTCCTATTCCACGTACACTGCATTTTTCCCTGATGGGCGCCCGCGACCTCAGTATTATATCCACGCCGCCACCCAACCGGCAACCGGTACAGACGGAACTCCATGTGTTTAACGAAACCCTCATCGGCGAGGCCGTAAGCTTTGAGCTGGACCGCGGTGGCCAGGTCTTTTTCATTCACAACCGTGTAGCCGATCTCCCACAGCTGGGCAACCTGATCCGCAAGCTGGTACCCGGCGCACGTGTAGGCGTCGCCCATGGACAACTCGAGGGGGATGAGCTAGAAGATGTCATGCTCAAATTCATTAATCATGAGTTTGATGTACTGATTGCTACCACGATTATCGAAGCCGGGCTCGACATTCCCAATGCCAATACGATTATCATCAACCATGCCCACATGTTTGGTTTGAGTGATCTGCACCAGATGCGGGGACGTGTAGGCAGGTCCAATAAGAAGGCATTCTGTTACCTATTGAGTCCACCACTGTCCACATTAACGCCAGAGGCTTATAAACGTCTGTCGGCCATAGAGGAATTCTCCGAACTAGGGTCGGGCTTTAATGTTGCCATGCGTGATCTGGATATCCGAGGTTCAGGCAATCTATTAGGCGGTGAACAATCGGGATTTATTGCTGAAATTGGTTTTGAAATGTACCACAAGATTCTGGATGAAGCGATCCAGGAACTAAAGGAAGATGAATTTTCGGAGGTATTCGCGGACGAAAAAGAACGTAAATATGTATCATTCACCCAGATTGACACTGATCTGGAAGTGCTGATCCCGGACGAGTATGTCACCAATATTACAGAACGTTACAATCTCTATACCGAACTGTCCAAACTGGAAAACGAACAGCAGCTGGCCGCATTCGAAAAAGAACTCGAAGACCGTTTTGGCCCGATTCCACACGAAGTGTTTGAGCTGTTCAATACACTGCGCTTACAATGGTTCGGAAAAACAATCGGTTTCGAAAAAATATCTTATAAAAAACATACGCTCAAAGGATATTTTGTCAACAATCCGAAATCCAGCTATTTCGAATCTGACCAGTTTGGCCGTGTATTGTCTTTTGTACAGCATCATCCCGAAATCAGCAATCTAAAAGAAGTAAAAGGGCAGCTCCGGCTTGCTTTGAGCAACGTCAATACCATCAGCTACGCCTTACACCTCCTAAAAGAAATGCTATAA
- a CDS encoding trans-sulfuration enzyme family protein, with translation MASNTETILIHEGQQFNTTPAVTSPIYQTSTYIADPDPTEYTRAATEPKHPYFYHRHGNPTNSQVAAIIAKLEKTEDALVFATGMAAISTAILAIVKSGDHIVAQHAHYSGTAIFFKEFLADYGITVTAVDQTDNKAFEQAIQANTKLIYVETPSNPNLNITDLKAIGQLAKQRGILSMVDNTFASPINQTPTDFGIDIIIHSATKYLGGHSDLTAGIVCGNQEYIARVWKRSVALGASLAPLDSWLLLRGLKTLSLRVKQINANALQLAQFLDQHPKIRTVSYPGLPNHPQHNLAKSQMSGFSGMICLEVAGTDEDKAFKNAQTLINNLQIFINAASLGGVESLIVHPASMWGGHHTKEQKEASGISLGMLRISVGIENIEDLIDDLKQGLEKLH, from the coding sequence ATGGCAAGCAATACCGAAACGATACTCATTCACGAGGGACAACAGTTCAATACCACTCCGGCAGTGACCAGCCCGATCTACCAAACGTCGACGTACATTGCGGATCCTGACCCAACGGAATATACCAGAGCTGCGACTGAACCGAAGCATCCCTATTTTTATCACCGTCATGGTAATCCCACGAATAGCCAGGTAGCCGCTATTATAGCCAAGTTGGAGAAAACAGAAGATGCACTGGTCTTTGCCACAGGAATGGCTGCAATCAGCACAGCCATATTGGCGATCGTAAAGTCAGGTGACCATATTGTTGCTCAACATGCACATTATTCAGGCACAGCTATTTTCTTTAAAGAATTTTTGGCGGATTACGGTATTACGGTCACAGCCGTGGATCAGACAGACAATAAGGCCTTTGAACAGGCCATTCAAGCCAACACAAAACTGATCTATGTGGAGACCCCGTCCAATCCCAACCTGAACATCACCGACCTGAAAGCTATCGGACAGCTGGCCAAACAGCGGGGTATTCTGAGCATGGTTGATAATACTTTTGCGTCGCCGATCAATCAAACGCCAACAGATTTTGGAATTGATATCATCATTCATAGTGCTACGAAATATCTTGGTGGGCATAGCGATTTAACAGCGGGCATTGTCTGCGGAAATCAAGAATACATTGCCAGGGTGTGGAAACGTTCGGTAGCCTTGGGAGCATCGCTGGCTCCGCTGGATTCCTGGCTGCTGCTTCGGGGGCTAAAAACATTAAGCCTTCGGGTGAAGCAGATCAACGCCAATGCGCTACAGCTGGCCCAGTTTTTGGATCAGCATCCTAAAATCAGAACGGTCAGCTACCCGGGTTTGCCTAACCATCCACAGCATAACCTGGCGAAAAGCCAGATGAGCGGCTTCTCAGGGATGATTTGCCTCGAGGTTGCAGGCACCGACGAAGACAAAGCGTTCAAGAATGCCCAGACCCTCATCAACAACCTGCAGATATTTATCAATGCCGCTAGTCTAGGGGGTGTTGAATCGCTTATTGTACATCCCGCAAGCATGTGGGGTGGACATCATACCAAGGAACAGAAAGAAGCTTCGGGCATTTCGCTCGGCATGCTGCGTATCTCGGTTGGTATAGAAAATATTGAAGATCTCATCGACGACCTGAAACAGGGGCTGGAGAAACTCCATTAA